The Halodesulfovibrio sp. genome includes a window with the following:
- a CDS encoding thioredoxin domain-containing protein: MVQRILMAVFALLLLIPQTASADANDELKAQIESILRENPDILLDIVRENSEQVLLALREGNSKAKIAAMKKQWKQDVAVPKNVALSGRAIRGNADAPITIVAFSDFTCPYCERAAYTLNSLMSHYGKTVRLIFKNYPLASHDNAHLASQYFVAANNLDSAKAWKLYDEFFANREKLMAEGEPFMKQAAKKVGLDPEKLAEEARTDAVNAIIEQDMADAKALELEGTPYFLVNNILIRGALPLDLYSEAVEIALDHENKQ; the protein is encoded by the coding sequence ATGGTTCAAAGAATTCTTATGGCAGTATTCGCATTACTGCTTCTTATCCCACAGACAGCTTCTGCTGATGCTAACGACGAGCTGAAGGCTCAAATAGAATCTATCCTGCGCGAGAATCCGGATATTTTACTCGATATAGTCCGAGAAAACAGCGAGCAGGTTCTGTTGGCGCTGCGCGAAGGTAACTCGAAAGCTAAAATTGCAGCCATGAAAAAACAATGGAAGCAAGATGTAGCTGTTCCTAAAAATGTCGCCTTAAGTGGACGCGCTATTCGCGGTAATGCAGATGCACCTATTACTATCGTTGCTTTTTCTGACTTTACCTGCCCTTACTGTGAGCGGGCAGCGTACACATTAAACAGCCTTATGTCACATTACGGCAAAACAGTTCGCCTTATATTCAAAAACTATCCGCTTGCTTCTCACGACAACGCCCATCTTGCTTCTCAGTACTTTGTAGCGGCAAACAATTTGGATTCCGCAAAAGCATGGAAGCTGTATGATGAGTTTTTCGCCAACCGTGAAAAACTCATGGCAGAAGGTGAGCCATTTATGAAACAGGCTGCTAAAAAAGTTGGGCTTGATCCAGAAAAGCTTGCTGAAGAAGCGCGCACCGATGCCGTAAACGCCATTATTGAACAAGATATGGCAGACGCAAAAGCGCTTGAACTTGAAGGCACACCGTATTTCCTTGTAAACAACATCCTTATCCGTGGAGCGTTGCCGCTTGATTTATACTCTGAAGCAGTTGAAATTGCTTTAGACCATGAAAACAAGCAGTAA
- the icd gene encoding NADP-dependent isocitrate dehydrogenase — translation MQKTVYFIEGDGIGKEVWEAARPVLNAAIEKAYGKERSLEFKELLAGEKAFKETGEYLPQDTITALQSAELAMKGPLMTPVGKGFRSLNVTLRQTLDLYACIRPIRYYEGIMSPVKRPDLVDMVVFRENTEDVYAGIEFQSGSDEAKRLIAFFRDELGVTVSPDAGIGLKPITPNGSKRLVRKALQFAVAQGKPSVTLVHKGNIMKYTEGGFRQWGYDVAAEEFAEQTTTEDAPAAGKIVVKDRIADAMFQEALIRPEQYSVLATTNLNGDYLSDALAAQVGGLGLAPGVNMSDDLAFFEPTHGTAPTIAGKDMANPGSLILSGAMMLEHLGWTEAADSIHTAVSKAISQKTVTCDLADQMENATTVGCKAFGELVGSLL, via the coding sequence GTGCAAAAAACAGTGTATTTTATCGAAGGCGATGGAATCGGCAAAGAAGTGTGGGAAGCCGCACGTCCGGTTCTTAATGCTGCGATTGAAAAAGCGTACGGTAAGGAACGTTCCTTGGAATTTAAGGAGCTTCTTGCCGGAGAGAAAGCATTTAAGGAAACAGGCGAATATCTGCCGCAGGATACCATAACTGCGTTGCAGAGTGCCGAGCTTGCCATGAAAGGCCCACTCATGACGCCTGTTGGAAAAGGGTTCAGAAGTCTTAACGTAACCCTGCGCCAAACACTTGATTTATATGCCTGCATTCGTCCTATCCGGTACTATGAAGGCATTATGTCACCCGTCAAACGTCCTGATCTTGTTGATATGGTTGTATTCCGCGAAAACACAGAAGATGTGTATGCCGGTATCGAATTCCAGTCCGGCAGCGACGAAGCCAAACGCCTTATCGCTTTCTTCCGCGATGAGCTTGGTGTTACTGTCAGTCCTGATGCAGGGATAGGTTTAAAGCCGATTACCCCGAACGGTTCTAAACGTCTTGTGCGTAAGGCGCTGCAATTCGCAGTGGCTCAAGGTAAGCCAAGCGTAACCCTTGTGCATAAAGGAAACATCATGAAATACACTGAGGGTGGATTCCGCCAGTGGGGCTATGATGTTGCAGCAGAAGAGTTTGCAGAACAGACAACGACAGAAGATGCACCAGCAGCAGGAAAAATTGTTGTGAAAGACCGCATTGCGGATGCTATGTTTCAAGAAGCGCTTATCCGCCCTGAACAATACTCAGTTCTTGCCACAACAAACCTTAACGGGGACTACCTCTCTGATGCATTAGCAGCGCAGGTAGGCGGTCTCGGGCTTGCTCCGGGTGTGAATATGTCAGACGATCTGGCATTCTTTGAGCCTACACACGGTACAGCTCCTACTATTGCAGGAAAAGACATGGCAAACCCCGGCAGCCTTATCCTTTCCGGTGCCATGATGCTTGAGCACTTGGGCTGGACAGAAGCCGCTGACTCAATTCATACCGCAGTAAGTAAGGCTATTTCTCAAAAGACTGTGACCTGTGACCTTGCAGATCAAATGGAAAATGCCACAACCGTAGGCTGTAAAGCATTCGGTGAACTGGTGGGAAGTCTTTTGTAG